In Miscanthus floridulus cultivar M001 unplaced genomic scaffold, ASM1932011v1 fs_344_1_2, whole genome shotgun sequence, the genomic window AGAAGAGCATGTCCGACGCGCGCAACGTCTTCCACGCGCTCAAGTACGAGTTCCGGGTGAACCGCCACACCTTCAACATCCTCCTCTCTGGCTGGAAGTCGGCCGAGGACGCCGAGGCGTTCGTCGCCGAGATGCGGGAGCTCGGGGTGGAGCCCGACCTGGTGACCTACAATAGCTTGATCGATTGCCACTGCAAGAACCGGGACGTGGAGAAGGCCTACAAGCTGCTCGACGAAATGCGGGAGAAAGACATTTCCCCTGATATTATCACTTACACAAGCTTGATTGGTGGGCTGGGGTTGATTGGCCAACCTGACAAGGCAAAAGATTTGCTCAAGGAGATGCATGAGCTAGGGTGGTACCCAGATGTCCCTGCATACAACACAGCGATAAGGAATTTTGTTATAGCAAAGAGGCTTGGAGATGCATTCGCGCTGATGGATCAAATGGCCTCAAAGGGACTGATGCCGAATCCCACAACTTATAACCTTTTCTTCAGGTGCTATTACTGGGCTTTCGACGTTGGCAGCACATGGCGGTTATATGAGCGTATGCGGTCTGAAGGATGTTTCCCAAACACGCAGTCTTGCATGTTCATTATCAGGTTGTGCCACCGGTACAGGAAGGTGGTACAGGCACTTGAGCTATGGAGTGATATGGTCAGCAACAGGTTTGGATCATTCACGCTGGTGTCAGATGTGCTGTTTGACCTGCTGTGTGATGAGGGGAAGTTGGAGGACGCtgagaggtgcttctgtcaaatGGTTGAGTTAGGGCAAAGGCCCAGTAATGTTGCGTTTAGAAGGATAAAGATACTTATGCAGCTTGCCAAGCAGGAAGAATCAATTGCCAGGTTAACTGAAATGATGGCACAATTTGGTCGACTGGCACCTGAAGATTGTCAAAGAGTCCAACACTCTGTTGAAAGCAGGCCTAGCAATGGTGATGCAGCTGATGCTGATATATCGAGAGCAGCTTAGTGCATACATTTGGATGATGACGATCGTGAATTAATGGcaataaattattttgttgaCTAGATCAACACTTATGGATTTTTCTGAGTTCTGTACTCCGATGCCTTCCCTGAAAGTTTTCAAGTTTCAAGATTCATCCAATGGTTGAGCTTTGGAGTGATATTGTCAGCAACAAGTTTGGATCATTCATGTTGGCATCAGATGTGCTGTTTGATCTGATGTGTGATAAGGGGAAATTGGAGGACGCTGAGAGGTGCTTCTGGTTGAGAGCAAAATCCCAGCAATATTGCATTTAGAAGGATAAACATACTTATGCagtgcgaggagaccgcgactcgaactcgggaccttccggtcacaggcggtaaaactctaccgcttgcaccaggcccgcccttcgatCACGAgctagtgtcaaaaaaaaaactgatCGACAAAGTACTTTGGATATTTCTGAGTTCTGTACTCGGGTGTCTTCCCTgaaaattttcaaatttcaagAATCAAGATTTACCTTGCGCACCAAAACTTACTAGTCATGTTGCTCTGGTGTTGCTGACAAGCTAACAATGACATAtgcccctgttcgcttggctgataagccatggctgaaagtactgttggctgatttgttgttttagaaaaatattgttcgttggctgaaaaagtacggcttataagccaagcgaacagggcgataaTTCGTTACTCCAATTATATTATAATAAATATATCATCAATGCCATGGATTCTTTTTACCAAAGATCCATTTGATGGATGAGCACTATAGCCTGCTTACTAATAATAAAAAAAGGGtgtacctagtgcagagagctcccgctctatgcagggtctggggaaaggtattagtggcaagccttaccctcgcctgtgcaatgcgaggagaccacgactcgaacccgggacctacCGGTCACAGCACTATAGCCTGCTTACTATAGCCTGCTTACTAATATGTGAACTATTTGAGCATGTTAAGTGGAGTTTCATTCAGTTTCCAATACGTGCTTACGATACCCTTTTTTAGGGACCAGTCTCCTTTGAAGCTTATGAGAGAATCTGGAAATCCTAGGCACCCTCAAATGCAGATTTTTTATGTGGCTACTTGCTCACAACAGATAGATTGGCAAGAAGGGGGCTCCCTCATCTAGAACAGTGCCTTCTCTATGATCAACAGGAAGAAAATATTCAGCATCTGCTTGTGGGCTGTGTATTCTCAAGAGATTTTTGGTTCTCCCTCCTGTTGCATTTTGGTTTTGCATCACTTACTCCACAACCTTCTCATCAGTCCTTCGATGAATGGTGGAGAAAGGTGGATaacggccctgttcgcttgtcttaaatttggcttgttcggcttgttttttcagctagaacagtgtttttctctcacaacaattcagccggaacagtgtttttcagccagtttcagccaaagttcagaccagcgaatgCTAGTGGAGATTTGAGGAAGGATATGAATTCTCTAGTCATTTTGGGAGCCTAGAGCATTTGGTGGCACAAAAATGATTGTGTTTTCAATGGTACAACCCCAAATGTAAATACAGTACTAGCTTTGGCTTGGAAAAGACCTATTGGTGGAGCATAGCAGGAGCCAAGGGGATCTCCCTGCTCACTGCTGGAGGAGCAGTTTGAAGGACTGCTGTAGTTGTCGGGTCCTCCTTCTGTTTTAAACCGGTGATTCAGTTCTCATGAAGTAGACTAGcagtgggtgtgtgtgtgtggggggggggggggggggggcttgggTCTACGTATGACTCTCTCTTCTTctattaatataatgatacgcagctcttcTGCGTGTTCGATAAAAAAAAATGTGCGCGGGTTTCATCCATATGAAACTTATCTACTTTCTCTCATGATTTCTGTGCCACATCATCCATCTTTACTGATGTATTACCTCATTAAATGATAAATGATACTAATGAAACTGTCATTGGAACGGGCCTAGTCGTGCAGTTTTTCAAATTTCGGATGATAGGGTATCAGCTTCTCCACCTCAATGGATTGTATTTTGTAGAGAAAATTGGTCTCATAGCACTGAAAAATCGTCATATCCGAAAAATACCATCAAAACTTGGCCACCCCGTAAAATACAATCGAAAAAATGCAACGTCACCTAAAAATAGCATTATGTCAATTCGCACGGTCTTTATTTTTATGACCCATTTCAATACATCTCCTTGGACGTCCACCATCAGCCTGTTCATTttggctgaattggcttataagccatggccgAAAGTACTGCTcgctggtttggtgtaagagaaaaacactgcgaataagccgaaacgaatATGCTGCATCTTCGTGTCATGGAGTGCGATGCACATGGCGACACAATCACATCCACACGGATCGTtcgacagcctgttcgtttggctgtggcttgtcgtaaacgatcataaatttccagtcgaaacattatttttctctcacacaaactagccagcagtacttcttcacgaatcagcaacgatacgaaccagccaaccgaacaggctgcgagTTTGCAGTTTTGCACAAATGCGAAGAAGAATTGCAGCCGGTAGCACTGGCACCTGTCAAATCGATATTTTCGGGTGGAATAATTGCAGGATCTATAGatggccatgcagcccgcggGCTCGCGGCCCGACCCACGGCCCGACGTTTTGGCCTGGCCCGAGAATGGCACGGCACGGTGGCCACCGGGCCCGGGCCGGCCTGGCCCGAGCGACCAGGACGGGCTTGGGCTACCACCCTAGCTcgtggcacggcacgggcacggcccggTCCAAAGAGGCGGCCCGGTGGAGGCCCAGTGCCCCCATGGCCCATTGGTTGGCCCAACAAGCCCCCTCCCCCGGCTCCCCCTCTTGATATAAAATGCAGGCGCCGCTGCGGGCcgcccctaaccctaaccctagcttcacATTCCAAATCGCCTCGCCGCTGAGTCGCTGACCGCTCTCCGCTCTCGCCTCACGTCTGGTGCCTCGACGCCTCGTCCTCGATCTGTCACCGCCGTTTGCCTGGTGCTCGCCGGCCCTgctccggtgacctcgccgtcggtcctgcacctctcctccctccctcctttccctcttctccttctcccccctcctttccctcctctcctcctccggtGTACCATAcgcccctaaccctaaccctagcttcacATTCCAAATCACCTCGTCGCTGAGTCGCTGACCGCTCTCCGCTCTCGCCTCGCGTCTGGTGCCTCAACGCCTCGTCCTCGATCTGTCGCCGCCGTTCGCCTAGTGCTCGCCGACCCTGCTCCGGTGACCTCGCCGCCGGTCCTGCAcctcgcctccctccctcctttccctcttctccttctcctccctcctttccctcctctcctcctccggtGTACCATACTACCATGTGAGTGGCTTGTGCCTGTCAGTCGTTCCGCTGCCGCTCATCGTCGTTCTAACTGGTGTCTCTCTCCTCTGGTTCGGTCTTGGGCTCTTGGCTCCCTGCCCCTAGCCTCTTCTCTGGCACTGGGCTCCGGTGGCGTAGGTGagtcgaaaccctaaccctagatctgtctcTCTCTTTCACTCACTGTCACTCTCTTGTCTCTGTTCTTGTAAGTTCTAAATTTGtaatcttcttcatcttcttcgcaGGTTGGTGCCTGACGCCGTGTCCTCCTCCTCTGGAGGCGCCATGGCAAGCCCACCAGTGTCAAAGCGCCCCTATCCACCATCGAGGGGCGGTGCTAGAGCTGGAGCCTGGGGCCGGGGCCAGGCCGGCTGGCcgtccccctccccccccccctcaGCCTCGGATTGGGAGGTTCTGGAAGTGGAGAACGACGACGACATCCATGAGGATGCAGCCGGGCTGTTCGGCATCGATCTTGGTGACGGTGATGGCACCCATCCGATTGATCTCGATGCCGGCGATGACGACGGTGGAGTGGCAGCCTTCACTAACACTCATGGTACCTCATCGACTGGTGGTGGTAAGCTCATATCTGCTGTTTGGGAGGATTTCACTGAGATTAAGGAAAATAACATACGAGTAGCTGCTATCTGTAAAAtgtgtggcaagaggtatgctgcTAGATCTGCTGCTGGCACTGGTCATTTGAAAAGGCACCAGAAATCTTGCAAGGCTAAACATGATAACGATAAGAGGGTCCAGTCTAGGCTTGCTCTGAATGCTGATGGTTTGCATAACTAGGTGTATGACCCTGCTATTGCTCGTATTGAGTTGTGCCGGTTGATTGTTAGGTTGGACCTTCCATTAGGCATAGGTGAGACATAGGTCTGGGAGGATTACATTAAGCATGCTCATAACCCTAGATTTGAGAAGGTTTCTAGACAGGCCACTACTAGAGATATGGGTAAATTGTTTGCTGAGCAACGTTCGATGCTTATGAATTCTTTGTTTCCTGCTTGCTCATCTGTGTCTTTGACATctgacatttggtctggtaatgctaaggaggactatatttctgttgttgctcattatgttAGTGCTGATTGGGAGTTGCAGAAAAAGGTTATAGGTTTTAGGCTAATTGAGGTGTcacattctggtgaaaacattgctGAGAAGATATCTgttgtggttgaggagtttgggTTGATTGACAAGATCTTTGCTGTCACTTTAGACAATGCTTTAGCTAATTCTAAGGCTTATGATATCTTGCAACATGTCTTGTTTGGTTACTTGGGTTCTTATCCTGCACCTACACATGATGATCCTCACAAGGTCAAGTATTTGCTTGTGCATCAGCGTTGTGcctgtcatatcattaatctcattGTCAAATCTGGCTTGAAGAGGTTGAAACCTTTTACTGAAGATTTCAGAACTGCAATAAACTTTTTTCCTCTAATCAAATAATTGCATTATTCAAAAATTACTGTATTGCTTAGGGTATAAGGCCTAGAAAGTTTGgattggatatggatgttagatggaattccaCCTATTTAATGCTTAAGCATTTGCTACCATACAAAAAAGTATTTTCTGTGTGGGTTAACTCTAATTATGGTTCAGAATTGTTGACTACACAGCATTGGTatgttgctaaatagataatggtgTTCCGGGAACTCTTTTATGATTCTACTGTTGTTCtgtctggtgtttactatcccaCAGCTCCACTTGTTTTGCATCATATCCTTGACATTGCTGAGCATCTGCATAAAGCTAAAACAAATCAGAATTTTAGAATGATTGcttatcctatgaagcttaaatttctTAAATATTGGGAGAAAATTCCACTGCtctattcatatgcattcattcttgatcctagagctaagatcaaAGGATTCTTTAATGTGCTTGAATTGCTTGCTCAACATACTGGATCCAGTTATAGTTTATACTATGGTGATGTCAAAGCTGAATTGTACAGATTGTTTAACAAGTATGAGCAGAAATTTGGTGGGGCAGCTAGGACTCAAAGGGTTTCACAGCCTTCAGCTCATTGTGGTAAGAGAAAGCAGGCATGGGGAAGGATCTTTGGAGGTCCTGGTGCTTCCCCTGGCTCTGGTTGTTCcccctcatcttcatctactccATCTGGTTCTGGTGTTAGTGAGCTCTCAGCTTACTTGAACAGTGACCCTGTCACATGTTATGAGGAATCCTTTGACATACTGCTCTAGTGGTGTGACCATAAGCTAAcctatccaatcctatctatTATGGCTCGAGATATCATGTCTGTTCCTGTATCTAGTGTCTCTTCCAAGTCTTGTTTTAGCTATATAGCTAGGATACTCGAAGACCGACGGCGGCACTTGTTGCCAGAGCATGTGGAGATGCTCACCTGTATGAAGGACTGGAAGCAAGCAGTAAGAAGAGAACAGCATGCACCTGAGGATGTGGACCTGGAGGAGGCATTCAAGAACCTCTTCCTTGATGGTGAAGGCGAAGCCAGCGGCAGCGGTGGTGCTGGATAGAAGAAGTGAAGAACCTCTCCTCTCGCTCTCAGGTACTCAActcaaatctataactataagtaCCAGCCTATATACATTAATGGCAAAACAATAACATGAATTATGTACAATTTTGCAGGTACTTTTGGACTTCTTTTGCTGTGCTGGATATAACAAGTGAAGAAGAACTGGAGAGAGGAGAGCCTGATAGGTAATGACTGTCTATCTCAACTAAATACTATGACTCAATCAACTCAATACTTTTGGACTGATTGGATTCTTCTATTTTTGCAGGTACTTTTGGAGTTTTGGTCTTTTGCTGGTGGCTGGTGCTGTGCTGGACTACTGGTCTGCTGTGCTGTGTTGTGAAGCTATGTGTGTGACTGTGAGTCTGTGTGTCTGTGATAGTAAGAAGAGTGAGTGACTGAGTGTGGACTCTGATTCTGTCATTCTGTTTCTGTGAACTTTGCCACAGTCATTCTGTGAACTTTGCCACAACTGTTGGCTTTTGTAATAACACATTAAGACTAAGACTTTgagctggctgcactctttttttcctttttagggtttctcacaaggataagttttacctagaaaggtttttaatgaggcggcATTGCATAAAACAGCTCCTTTTGATCATCATTTTCATATAATCTAGTCTCCTTTTGTCTTTGTGCTGTGATCTGTGATGTGAACTGTCAGTCTGTCACTGTGAATGAAAATGGTAACTTGATCAGTTGATCAGTTAACAGTTGTGTGAATATGAATGTGAATGTTGAATGTTGAATGTTGATCAGATCAGTTCATAACTGTGTATGAATGTGAATGTTGATAACTGTGTGTGAATGTGAATGAAAATGTGATCTTTTGTTTGTTGAAATTTGAAAATGAAGTGTTTCAGCACTTGGTGGTTTTTTGGAGGTGTTTTTTTTTGCCTGTTGGGCTATAGGCCGGGCCGGCACGGTGAAAATGGCCGTGCCCAacgggcggcacggcacggccaaaTGGCCCATGAGCCGTGCcttgggccgaaggccaggcacGAGCACGGTGCAGGCACGGCCCGACAGGCACGGCGGCTCGTTGACGCACGGCACCGTTCtgggccggcacggcccgatggccaTGTATAGCAGGATCCCTCTAGAACTTTCACGCTTCACATTTGCTTCGTATGGGGTCCCACGAGTCGGTGACACCAGGCTACGTGACTGCATGTGTGTGATAGTGATACTAAACATTTCACCCAGCAGATGCCCGCCATTAAGGCCATCTCAAAATTCAAACCGCGTCAAGCTTCCCCAAGACCCAAACGAACACCGGCGCTTCACTCATCGCCCGACCCCAACCAAACCCTGCAAACCCCAGCGGAAAGCCAAGGCAATCGGAGGAACGAATCCGCACGGCCATCCCGTCGGTCGGCAGTAGCATGAGGGTCTGGAGGTGGAGGCCGGAGTCGGAGGCAATGGAGAGCAAGGAGAACGCGCACTCGGCGCCGCCTCTCAGTAGGCCGCGCGGGAAGCGCAAGGCCCTGGCCGAGCTCCCCACGTCCACCGGACCAAACACGAACCACGGCTCGGCGCCGTGGCCGTCCAAGCCGAGGACGCGGTAGGTGGCACGGACAGAGGCCAAGGCGGAGGAGGCGAGGAAGCGGCAGGAGGCCGAAGACGCCGCGCGCGGGGCCGACGTGGGCGAAGGCGGCGGTCGCGCCGTACGTCGGGGACATCGACCGGTACCTCAGGTCCCTGGAGGTGAGAACCTCTCGACAGCCCCACCCTTTCCACTCGGTCTGTGAACCTGCGCGTGGGCGTGTTTTGTTCTACGGCTTGGTTGATTTGGGCTGTGAATGTGTGATCGTAGTTGTAGATGATGTAATGGGGCCATTTTGTAGGCGTGGTCACGTTGTACGCTTGAGTGCTGAGATCTGGCCAATTTGATTTTAGTGGGAATTATGTGCTTTTAGCTGCTGCTGGCTAGGTAAGTGGACAGtggttaaggccttgtttagttggcgaaattttttaggAAATGGTACGGTAACACTTTCATTATTATTTGACAATCAGTatccaattatagtctaattaggcttaaaagattcatctcgtgaattttgtctaaactgtgtaattagttttattttttatttatatttaatgcttcatgcatgcgtccaagattcgatgtgacgggaaatcttaaaaaattttgcaaaattttaggaactaaacataCACTTAAAAAAATAGGATGTTGCGTATTGCAGCTGTAGCGGGCGTTGCTGTCTAGAGTTTGTGACTTGTGATGCCTAGGTTCACAGGTCGCGATCACGACACCTCCACAAAAGAAAATGACTCTTTGGAGCTCGATTCGATTatcttaggcctggtttagttcctaaaaattttcacctcaaactatcacatcgaatcttgcggcacatgcattgagtattaaatataaatgaaaaaaaactaattgcacagtttgattggaaatcgcgagacgaatattttaagactaattagtccatgattagccataagtgctccagtaactaacatgcgctaatgatggattaattaggcttaataaattcgtctcacagtTTTCAgatgagctatgtaattagtttttttattagtatccaaaaaccccttctgacatccccgaaacatccgatgtgacatcaaaaattttcatttcacgaactaaacccAACCTTAGCTTTTGTGTGGAGATTGATTTTAAGCCTTTAAGGTGCCACTTTTCTCTAAACTTTCTAAAACTGCTAGGTTGAACTGGgggcatttacatatttaccattattacgGATGACATCTTATAATGTGTCACTGacacatgagtcactgacatAGTACTTTTTATACCACTTACGTCATAATGATGTTAAATATGTAAATAATCCCATGATTCATGGTTGTTAGCACGTTTCCTGCCAACAAGTCCCATGCCGTGGACATGGCTACCCAACCCAGTAGCTCTTGAAACCGCTAGTACCGTTTAGTTGCATCCCCCAAGGCCCCAACACTCACGATCACGATTGATAGGTCATATTTTCTCAAAGCAGTTCGAAACAAAACAGAAAAGTTTAAGGCCATTTGTTCTACGAAACACGCAGTGTTGAGGTACTT contains:
- the LOC136531430 gene encoding putative pentatricopeptide repeat-containing protein At1g02420, whose amino-acid sequence is MPPKPAPRLFQYISNKSHKPPPPPPPPPAATSAAAAIHDGPASDADAGEVYRIVTSAATPSAMESALAASAVPLSSPLLDAVMRRFRFAHGDPLRALSLLSLAADRGGVAPSFYAIDTALYVLGRARRFRHMWDLLATTRRICPDAFTPRTAMIVLGRVAKVCSVHETVASFRRLARMFRAVDPAGLFNALLRTLCQEKSMSDARNVFHALKYEFRVNRHTFNILLSGWKSAEDAEAFVAEMRELGVEPDLVTYNSLIDCHCKNRDVEKAYKLLDEMREKDISPDIITYTSLIGGLGLIGQPDKAKDLLKEMHELGWYPDVPAYNTAIRNFVIAKRLGDAFALMDQMASKGLMPNPTTYNLFFRCYYWAFDVGSTWRLYERMRSEGCFPNTQSCMFIIRLCHRYRKVVQALELWSDMVSNRFGSFTLVSDVLFDLLCDEGKLEDAERCFCQMVELGQRPSNVAFRRIKILMQLAKQEESIARLTEMMAQFGRLAPEDCQRVQHSVESRPSNGDAADADISRAA